In one Mucilaginibacter ginsenosidivorax genomic region, the following are encoded:
- a CDS encoding acyltransferase family protein translates to MKNSPAATETAKIGSSRLISVDAYRGFVMMLMMGEALSFKEVYSKLPGSTFWSILAFNQDHVAWAGCSLHDMIQPSFSFLVGLALPFSIAGRMAKGDKFPALLKHALLRSVILIALGIFLRSMWSKQTYFTFEDTLTQIGLGYTFLFLLGFCTQRIQIIAFVVILVGYWAAFAAYPLPGSSFDYAAAGVPQNWEHNFTGFAAHWNKNTNLAWAFDRWFLNLFPREAVFTHNNGGYATLSFIPTLGTMIIGLLAGNQLRKGTAPFVLVRRFVATGLGLIALAALLHFTGIAPIVKRIWTPGWVLFSGGCCFLLLSFFYGVIDAAEHKKWPLLLVVIGTNSIAAYVLADGFGSFIRQSLYIHLGQNYDMIFGDAYSTLIKGALVLAIQWLVLFWMYRKKIFIKI, encoded by the coding sequence ATGAAAAACTCTCCTGCAGCAACAGAAACTGCGAAAATTGGCAGCAGCCGGCTAATTTCGGTCGATGCGTATCGTGGTTTTGTAATGATGCTGATGATGGGCGAGGCGCTATCATTTAAGGAAGTTTATAGCAAGCTGCCAGGTAGTACGTTTTGGAGTATCCTGGCCTTTAACCAGGACCATGTTGCCTGGGCGGGCTGTTCGCTGCATGATATGATCCAGCCATCGTTTTCATTTTTGGTTGGCCTTGCTTTACCTTTTTCAATAGCCGGCCGCATGGCTAAAGGCGATAAGTTCCCCGCGTTGTTAAAGCATGCTTTGCTGCGGTCGGTTATACTTATTGCCCTGGGCATTTTTTTGCGTTCCATGTGGTCTAAGCAAACGTATTTTACTTTTGAAGATACCCTAACCCAGATAGGTTTGGGGTACACCTTCCTTTTTTTACTGGGTTTTTGTACACAACGGATCCAAATTATTGCATTCGTTGTAATTCTCGTGGGGTATTGGGCAGCTTTTGCAGCATACCCTTTGCCTGGTAGTAGCTTTGATTACGCCGCGGCAGGTGTGCCCCAAAACTGGGAACATAATTTTACAGGTTTTGCCGCGCACTGGAACAAAAACACCAACCTGGCCTGGGCTTTTGACCGCTGGTTTTTAAACCTGTTCCCCCGCGAAGCTGTTTTTACCCACAACAATGGTGGTTATGCAACCCTTAGCTTTATACCAACCCTTGGCACCATGATTATTGGGTTGCTGGCCGGCAACCAATTGCGTAAAGGCACTGCACCGTTTGTTTTGGTGCGCCGCTTTGTGGCAACCGGGCTTGGTTTAATAGCCCTTGCTGCTTTATTACACTTTACAGGTATAGCCCCCATTGTAAAACGGATATGGACGCCCGGCTGGGTGTTGTTTAGCGGCGGATGCTGCTTTTTGCTGCTTTCCTTTTTTTACGGCGTTATTGATGCAGCGGAGCACAAAAAATGGCCCTTGCTGCTGGTGGTAATAGGCACAAACTCCATAGCGGCCTACGTGCTGGCCGATGGTTTTGGCTCCTTTATCAGGCAGAGTTTATATATCCACCTGGGCCAAAACTACGATATGATTTTTGGCGATGCTTACAGTACACTCATTAAAGGCGCGCTTGTGCTGGCAATACAATGGCTCGTCCTGTTTTGGATGTACCGTAAAAAAATATTTATTAAAATTTAA
- a CDS encoding helix-turn-helix domain-containing protein, with product MITNTSLEDFYHRNGASFHGETSKELGHFNVFEAEKLFNKATGERIMPYSRRAYYKISWLRGKSKAEYADKIIDIQKNALLFATPKIPYRWLPEDGNQTGMFCIFTPDFLSPGKSAVLLDELPIFQPGQVPVFQVSETEINEIEYIFRKMQRELDADYQYKYDLLRTLVLELIHYGQKLQPMLAISTAQNASERISSLFIELLERQFPLEPPHQKLGLRTAKDYADRLAVHVNHLNKVLKEVTGSTTTEIISNRIIQEAKILLKQTHWSVSEIAYALGYDAPAHFSKYFKKQTSFTPVAFRS from the coding sequence ATGATCACCAATACATCCCTCGAAGATTTTTACCACCGGAATGGCGCATCGTTTCATGGTGAGACGAGTAAAGAGCTTGGCCATTTTAATGTTTTTGAAGCCGAAAAGTTGTTTAATAAAGCGACCGGAGAAAGAATAATGCCCTATAGCCGCCGGGCGTATTACAAAATTAGCTGGTTAAGGGGCAAAAGCAAAGCCGAGTATGCCGATAAGATAATAGATATACAGAAAAACGCCCTGCTTTTTGCTACGCCCAAAATCCCCTATCGTTGGCTGCCCGAAGATGGTAACCAAACCGGTATGTTTTGTATTTTCACACCCGACTTTCTTTCGCCAGGCAAGTCGGCGGTATTGTTGGATGAATTGCCCATATTTCAACCCGGGCAGGTACCGGTTTTCCAGGTTTCTGAAACAGAAATAAACGAAATTGAGTACATCTTCAGGAAGATGCAGCGGGAGCTTGATGCCGATTACCAGTATAAATATGACCTTTTACGCACCCTGGTTTTAGAACTTATACATTACGGGCAAAAACTACAGCCGATGCTGGCCATAAGTACTGCGCAAAACGCGTCTGAACGGATATCTTCCCTGTTTATCGAATTGCTGGAACGACAATTCCCGCTTGAGCCGCCACACCAAAAACTTGGTTTACGAACCGCCAAAGATTATGCCGACCGGCTGGCCGTACATGTTAATCACCTTAACAAGGTACTAAAAGAGGTTACAGGCAGTACTACAACCGAAATTATTAGCAACAGGATAATACAGGAGGCCAAAATACTACTGAAACAAACACATTGGAGCGTAAGCGAAATTGCCTATGCACTCGGTTATGATGCCCCTGCGCATTTTTCTAAATACTTTAAAAAACAAACTTCGTTTACACCGGTGGCGTTCAGATCGTAG
- a CDS encoding DUF1059 domain-containing protein, with translation MKTLHCADAGFTCDAVVTANTDEEVLTIAAEHARTVHGTEVTPEMAEQIKTLIKEA, from the coding sequence ATGAAAACACTACACTGTGCCGATGCCGGCTTTACCTGCGATGCTGTTGTAACCGCAAACACCGATGAAGAAGTATTAACCATTGCCGCCGAGCATGCCCGCACCGTTCACGGTACCGAAGTAACACCCGAAATGGCCGAGCAGATAAAAACGCTTATCAAAGAGGCTTAG